Proteins encoded by one window of Vidua chalybeata isolate OUT-0048 chromosome 15, bVidCha1 merged haplotype, whole genome shotgun sequence:
- the SLC23A1 gene encoding solute carrier family 23 member 1 isoform X5 has product MGTRSGDLAQPQHYLTCFSGTIAVPFLLAESLCVGKDQLTVSYLIGTIFTCVGITTLIQTTVGIRLPLFQASALAFLVPAKSILALEKWRCPPEEQIYGNWSLPLNTSHIWQPRMREIQGAIMVSSLVEVVIGLLGLPGALLSYIGPLTVTPTVSLIGLSVFQAAGDRAGSHWGISVLTIFLIVLFAQYLRQVAICLPGYRRGHGFVLLRIQIFKMFPIILAIMLVWLICYVLTRTGVFPSQPEEYGYKARTDARGEILSVAPWFRVPYPCQWGLPTVTSAAVLGMFSATLAGIIESIGDYYSCARLAGAPPPPVHAINRGIFTEGISCIIAGLLGTGNGSTSSSPNIGVLGITKVGSRRVIQYGAGIMLLLGTVGKFTALFASLPDPVLGGMFCTLFGMITAVGLSNLQFVDMNSSRNLFVLGFAMFFGLTLPNYLDSHPGAINTGIPELDQILTVLLTTEMFVGGTIAFVLDNTIPGTQEERGLVQWKAGAHSDSTSSASLRSYDFPFGMGAVRRSRWLRNVPICPVFTGFRARPRGSGKAAAEGPDGTDGGSVCTKV; this is encoded by the exons ATGGGGACCCGCTCAGGAGACCTGGCTCAGCCCCAG CACTACCTGACCTGCTTCAGCGGCACCATCGCCGTCCCCTTCCTGCTGGCCGAGAGCCTGTGCGTGGGCAAGGACCAGCTCACCGTCAGCTACCTCATTGGCACCATCTTCACCTGCGTGGGCATCACCACCCTCATCCAGACCACCGTGGGCATCAG GCTGCCGCTCTTCCAGGCGAGCGCGCTGGCTTTCCTTGTCCCCGCCAAGTCCATCCTGGCCCTGGAGAAGTGGCGATGCCCACCTGAAG AGCAGATCTACGGCAACTGGTCACTGCCGCTCAACACGTCCCACATCTGGCAGCCCCGCATGCGAGAG ATCCAGGGGGCCATCATGGTGTCCAGCCTGGTGGAAGTGGTCATCGGGCTgctggggctccctggggcACTGCTCAGCTACATCGGGCCGCTGACCGTCACCCCCACCGTGTCCCTCATCGGACTCTCCGTTTTCCAGGCGGCTGGTGACCGGGCTGGCTCCCACTGGGGCATCTCTGTGCT GACCATCTTCCTGATTGTCCTGTTTGCCCAGTACCTGCGGCAGGTCGCCATCTGCCTGCCTGGCTACCGGCGGGGCCACGGCTTTGTCCTGCTCCGCATCCAGATCTTCAAGATGTTCCCG ATCATCCTGGCCATCATGCTGGTGTGGCTGATCTGCTACGTGCTGACCCGCACCGGAGTCTTCCCCAGCCAGCCCGAGGAGTACGGGTACAAGGCCAGGACGGACGCCCGCGGGGAGATCCTGTCCGTGGCACCCTGGTTCCGCGTCCCCTACCCCT GCCAGTGGGGGCTGCCCACGGTGACCTCAGCAGCCGTGCTGGGCATGTTCAGTGCCACGCTGGCGGGCATCATCGAGTCCATCGGGGACTACTACTCCTGTGCCCGGCTGGCAGGAGCGCCCCCGCCCCCTGTGCACGCCATTAACAG GGGCATTTTCACCGAGGGCATTTCCTGCATCATCGCGGGGCTCTTGGGAACCGGCAATGGCTCCACGTCCTCCAGCCCCAACATCGGCGTCCTGGGCATTACCAAG GTGGGCAGTAGGAGGGTGATCCAGTACGGCGCCGGGATCATGCTCCTGCTGGGGACCGTCGGCAAATTCACGGCGCTCTTCGCCTCCCTGCCCGACCCCGTGCTCGGCGGGATGTTCTGCACCTTATTCG GAATGATCACGGCCGTCGGCCTCTCCAACCTGCAGTTCGTCGACATGAACTCTTCCCGAAACCTCTTCGTGCTGGGCTTTGCCATGTTTTTCGGGCTGACGCTGCCAAACTACCTGGATTCCCACCCCGGGGCCATTAACACAG GTATCCCCGAGCTGGACCAGATCCTGACGGTGCTGCTGACCACGGAGATGTTCGTAGGGGGGACCATCGCCTTCGTCCTGGACAACACCATCCCGG GGACGCAGGAGGAACGAGGGCTGGTGCAGTGGAAGGCAGGAGCGCACTCGGACAGCACGAGCAGCGCCAGCCTGAGGAGCTACGACTTCCCCTTCGGCATGGGCGCGGTGCGGAGGAGCCGCTGGCTCAGGAACGTGCCCATCTGCCCGGTGTTCACCGGCTTCAGGGCACGGCCGAGGGGCAGCGGCAAGGCGGCCGCAGAGGGCCCGGACGGCACGGACGGGGGCTCGGTGTGCACCAAGGTCTGA
- the SLC23A1 gene encoding solute carrier family 23 member 1 isoform X1, with product MGTRSGDLAQPQNGNLALAPAGSLHTPGKELPAAGRDPGTGTRPPRPEVDMLYRIEDVPPWYLCILLGFQHYLTCFSGTIAVPFLLAESLCVGKDQLTVSYLIGTIFTCVGITTLIQTTVGIRLPLFQASALAFLVPAKSILALEKWRCPPEEQIYGNWSLPLNTSHIWQPRMREIQGAIMVSSLVEVVIGLLGLPGALLSYIGPLTVTPTVSLIGLSVFQAAGDRAGSHWGISVLTIFLIVLFAQYLRQVAICLPGYRRGHGFVLLRIQIFKMFPIILAIMLVWLICYVLTRTGVFPSQPEEYGYKARTDARGEILSVAPWFRVPYPCQWGLPTVTSAAVLGMFSATLAGIIESIGDYYSCARLAGAPPPPVHAINRGIFTEGISCIIAGLLGTGNGSTSSSPNIGVLGITKVGSRRVIQYGAGIMLLLGTVGKFTALFASLPDPVLGGMFCTLFGMITAVGLSNLQFVDMNSSRNLFVLGFAMFFGLTLPNYLDSHPGAINTGIPELDQILTVLLTTEMFVGGTIAFVLDNTIPGTQEERGLVQWKAGAHSDSTSSASLRSYDFPFGMGAVRRSRWLRNVPICPVFTGFRARPRGSGKAAAEGPDGTDGGSVCTKV from the exons ATGGGGACCCGCTCAGGAGACCTGGCTCAGCCCCAG AATGGGAACTTGGCTCTGGCCCCCGCGGGCTCCCTGCACAcccctgggaaggagctgcctgcGGCGGGCAGG gaCCCTGGCACGGGCACCAGGCCCCCCCGGCCAGAGGTGGACATGCTCTACAGGATCGAGGACGTGCCCCCCTGGTACCTCTGCATCCTGCTTGGCTTCCAG CACTACCTGACCTGCTTCAGCGGCACCATCGCCGTCCCCTTCCTGCTGGCCGAGAGCCTGTGCGTGGGCAAGGACCAGCTCACCGTCAGCTACCTCATTGGCACCATCTTCACCTGCGTGGGCATCACCACCCTCATCCAGACCACCGTGGGCATCAG GCTGCCGCTCTTCCAGGCGAGCGCGCTGGCTTTCCTTGTCCCCGCCAAGTCCATCCTGGCCCTGGAGAAGTGGCGATGCCCACCTGAAG AGCAGATCTACGGCAACTGGTCACTGCCGCTCAACACGTCCCACATCTGGCAGCCCCGCATGCGAGAG ATCCAGGGGGCCATCATGGTGTCCAGCCTGGTGGAAGTGGTCATCGGGCTgctggggctccctggggcACTGCTCAGCTACATCGGGCCGCTGACCGTCACCCCCACCGTGTCCCTCATCGGACTCTCCGTTTTCCAGGCGGCTGGTGACCGGGCTGGCTCCCACTGGGGCATCTCTGTGCT GACCATCTTCCTGATTGTCCTGTTTGCCCAGTACCTGCGGCAGGTCGCCATCTGCCTGCCTGGCTACCGGCGGGGCCACGGCTTTGTCCTGCTCCGCATCCAGATCTTCAAGATGTTCCCG ATCATCCTGGCCATCATGCTGGTGTGGCTGATCTGCTACGTGCTGACCCGCACCGGAGTCTTCCCCAGCCAGCCCGAGGAGTACGGGTACAAGGCCAGGACGGACGCCCGCGGGGAGATCCTGTCCGTGGCACCCTGGTTCCGCGTCCCCTACCCCT GCCAGTGGGGGCTGCCCACGGTGACCTCAGCAGCCGTGCTGGGCATGTTCAGTGCCACGCTGGCGGGCATCATCGAGTCCATCGGGGACTACTACTCCTGTGCCCGGCTGGCAGGAGCGCCCCCGCCCCCTGTGCACGCCATTAACAG GGGCATTTTCACCGAGGGCATTTCCTGCATCATCGCGGGGCTCTTGGGAACCGGCAATGGCTCCACGTCCTCCAGCCCCAACATCGGCGTCCTGGGCATTACCAAG GTGGGCAGTAGGAGGGTGATCCAGTACGGCGCCGGGATCATGCTCCTGCTGGGGACCGTCGGCAAATTCACGGCGCTCTTCGCCTCCCTGCCCGACCCCGTGCTCGGCGGGATGTTCTGCACCTTATTCG GAATGATCACGGCCGTCGGCCTCTCCAACCTGCAGTTCGTCGACATGAACTCTTCCCGAAACCTCTTCGTGCTGGGCTTTGCCATGTTTTTCGGGCTGACGCTGCCAAACTACCTGGATTCCCACCCCGGGGCCATTAACACAG GTATCCCCGAGCTGGACCAGATCCTGACGGTGCTGCTGACCACGGAGATGTTCGTAGGGGGGACCATCGCCTTCGTCCTGGACAACACCATCCCGG GGACGCAGGAGGAACGAGGGCTGGTGCAGTGGAAGGCAGGAGCGCACTCGGACAGCACGAGCAGCGCCAGCCTGAGGAGCTACGACTTCCCCTTCGGCATGGGCGCGGTGCGGAGGAGCCGCTGGCTCAGGAACGTGCCCATCTGCCCGGTGTTCACCGGCTTCAGGGCACGGCCGAGGGGCAGCGGCAAGGCGGCCGCAGAGGGCCCGGACGGCACGGACGGGGGCTCGGTGTGCACCAAGGTCTGA
- the SLC23A1 gene encoding solute carrier family 23 member 1 isoform X3, which translates to MGTRSGDLAQPQDPGTGTRPPRPEVDMLYRIEDVPPWYLCILLGFQHYLTCFSGTIAVPFLLAESLCVGKDQLTVSYLIGTIFTCVGITTLIQTTVGIRLPLFQASALAFLVPAKSILALEKWRCPPEEQIYGNWSLPLNTSHIWQPRMREIQGAIMVSSLVEVVIGLLGLPGALLSYIGPLTVTPTVSLIGLSVFQAAGDRAGSHWGISVLTIFLIVLFAQYLRQVAICLPGYRRGHGFVLLRIQIFKMFPIILAIMLVWLICYVLTRTGVFPSQPEEYGYKARTDARGEILSVAPWFRVPYPCQWGLPTVTSAAVLGMFSATLAGIIESIGDYYSCARLAGAPPPPVHAINRGIFTEGISCIIAGLLGTGNGSTSSSPNIGVLGITKVGSRRVIQYGAGIMLLLGTVGKFTALFASLPDPVLGGMFCTLFGMITAVGLSNLQFVDMNSSRNLFVLGFAMFFGLTLPNYLDSHPGAINTGIPELDQILTVLLTTEMFVGGTIAFVLDNTIPGTQEERGLVQWKAGAHSDSTSSASLRSYDFPFGMGAVRRSRWLRNVPICPVFTGFRARPRGSGKAAAEGPDGTDGGSVCTKV; encoded by the exons ATGGGGACCCGCTCAGGAGACCTGGCTCAGCCCCAG gaCCCTGGCACGGGCACCAGGCCCCCCCGGCCAGAGGTGGACATGCTCTACAGGATCGAGGACGTGCCCCCCTGGTACCTCTGCATCCTGCTTGGCTTCCAG CACTACCTGACCTGCTTCAGCGGCACCATCGCCGTCCCCTTCCTGCTGGCCGAGAGCCTGTGCGTGGGCAAGGACCAGCTCACCGTCAGCTACCTCATTGGCACCATCTTCACCTGCGTGGGCATCACCACCCTCATCCAGACCACCGTGGGCATCAG GCTGCCGCTCTTCCAGGCGAGCGCGCTGGCTTTCCTTGTCCCCGCCAAGTCCATCCTGGCCCTGGAGAAGTGGCGATGCCCACCTGAAG AGCAGATCTACGGCAACTGGTCACTGCCGCTCAACACGTCCCACATCTGGCAGCCCCGCATGCGAGAG ATCCAGGGGGCCATCATGGTGTCCAGCCTGGTGGAAGTGGTCATCGGGCTgctggggctccctggggcACTGCTCAGCTACATCGGGCCGCTGACCGTCACCCCCACCGTGTCCCTCATCGGACTCTCCGTTTTCCAGGCGGCTGGTGACCGGGCTGGCTCCCACTGGGGCATCTCTGTGCT GACCATCTTCCTGATTGTCCTGTTTGCCCAGTACCTGCGGCAGGTCGCCATCTGCCTGCCTGGCTACCGGCGGGGCCACGGCTTTGTCCTGCTCCGCATCCAGATCTTCAAGATGTTCCCG ATCATCCTGGCCATCATGCTGGTGTGGCTGATCTGCTACGTGCTGACCCGCACCGGAGTCTTCCCCAGCCAGCCCGAGGAGTACGGGTACAAGGCCAGGACGGACGCCCGCGGGGAGATCCTGTCCGTGGCACCCTGGTTCCGCGTCCCCTACCCCT GCCAGTGGGGGCTGCCCACGGTGACCTCAGCAGCCGTGCTGGGCATGTTCAGTGCCACGCTGGCGGGCATCATCGAGTCCATCGGGGACTACTACTCCTGTGCCCGGCTGGCAGGAGCGCCCCCGCCCCCTGTGCACGCCATTAACAG GGGCATTTTCACCGAGGGCATTTCCTGCATCATCGCGGGGCTCTTGGGAACCGGCAATGGCTCCACGTCCTCCAGCCCCAACATCGGCGTCCTGGGCATTACCAAG GTGGGCAGTAGGAGGGTGATCCAGTACGGCGCCGGGATCATGCTCCTGCTGGGGACCGTCGGCAAATTCACGGCGCTCTTCGCCTCCCTGCCCGACCCCGTGCTCGGCGGGATGTTCTGCACCTTATTCG GAATGATCACGGCCGTCGGCCTCTCCAACCTGCAGTTCGTCGACATGAACTCTTCCCGAAACCTCTTCGTGCTGGGCTTTGCCATGTTTTTCGGGCTGACGCTGCCAAACTACCTGGATTCCCACCCCGGGGCCATTAACACAG GTATCCCCGAGCTGGACCAGATCCTGACGGTGCTGCTGACCACGGAGATGTTCGTAGGGGGGACCATCGCCTTCGTCCTGGACAACACCATCCCGG GGACGCAGGAGGAACGAGGGCTGGTGCAGTGGAAGGCAGGAGCGCACTCGGACAGCACGAGCAGCGCCAGCCTGAGGAGCTACGACTTCCCCTTCGGCATGGGCGCGGTGCGGAGGAGCCGCTGGCTCAGGAACGTGCCCATCTGCCCGGTGTTCACCGGCTTCAGGGCACGGCCGAGGGGCAGCGGCAAGGCGGCCGCAGAGGGCCCGGACGGCACGGACGGGGGCTCGGTGTGCACCAAGGTCTGA
- the SLC23A1 gene encoding solute carrier family 23 member 1 isoform X2, protein MGTRSGDLAQPQQDPGTGTRPPRPEVDMLYRIEDVPPWYLCILLGFQHYLTCFSGTIAVPFLLAESLCVGKDQLTVSYLIGTIFTCVGITTLIQTTVGIRLPLFQASALAFLVPAKSILALEKWRCPPEEQIYGNWSLPLNTSHIWQPRMREIQGAIMVSSLVEVVIGLLGLPGALLSYIGPLTVTPTVSLIGLSVFQAAGDRAGSHWGISVLTIFLIVLFAQYLRQVAICLPGYRRGHGFVLLRIQIFKMFPIILAIMLVWLICYVLTRTGVFPSQPEEYGYKARTDARGEILSVAPWFRVPYPCQWGLPTVTSAAVLGMFSATLAGIIESIGDYYSCARLAGAPPPPVHAINRGIFTEGISCIIAGLLGTGNGSTSSSPNIGVLGITKVGSRRVIQYGAGIMLLLGTVGKFTALFASLPDPVLGGMFCTLFGMITAVGLSNLQFVDMNSSRNLFVLGFAMFFGLTLPNYLDSHPGAINTGIPELDQILTVLLTTEMFVGGTIAFVLDNTIPGTQEERGLVQWKAGAHSDSTSSASLRSYDFPFGMGAVRRSRWLRNVPICPVFTGFRARPRGSGKAAAEGPDGTDGGSVCTKV, encoded by the exons ATGGGGACCCGCTCAGGAGACCTGGCTCAGCCCCAG caggaCCCTGGCACGGGCACCAGGCCCCCCCGGCCAGAGGTGGACATGCTCTACAGGATCGAGGACGTGCCCCCCTGGTACCTCTGCATCCTGCTTGGCTTCCAG CACTACCTGACCTGCTTCAGCGGCACCATCGCCGTCCCCTTCCTGCTGGCCGAGAGCCTGTGCGTGGGCAAGGACCAGCTCACCGTCAGCTACCTCATTGGCACCATCTTCACCTGCGTGGGCATCACCACCCTCATCCAGACCACCGTGGGCATCAG GCTGCCGCTCTTCCAGGCGAGCGCGCTGGCTTTCCTTGTCCCCGCCAAGTCCATCCTGGCCCTGGAGAAGTGGCGATGCCCACCTGAAG AGCAGATCTACGGCAACTGGTCACTGCCGCTCAACACGTCCCACATCTGGCAGCCCCGCATGCGAGAG ATCCAGGGGGCCATCATGGTGTCCAGCCTGGTGGAAGTGGTCATCGGGCTgctggggctccctggggcACTGCTCAGCTACATCGGGCCGCTGACCGTCACCCCCACCGTGTCCCTCATCGGACTCTCCGTTTTCCAGGCGGCTGGTGACCGGGCTGGCTCCCACTGGGGCATCTCTGTGCT GACCATCTTCCTGATTGTCCTGTTTGCCCAGTACCTGCGGCAGGTCGCCATCTGCCTGCCTGGCTACCGGCGGGGCCACGGCTTTGTCCTGCTCCGCATCCAGATCTTCAAGATGTTCCCG ATCATCCTGGCCATCATGCTGGTGTGGCTGATCTGCTACGTGCTGACCCGCACCGGAGTCTTCCCCAGCCAGCCCGAGGAGTACGGGTACAAGGCCAGGACGGACGCCCGCGGGGAGATCCTGTCCGTGGCACCCTGGTTCCGCGTCCCCTACCCCT GCCAGTGGGGGCTGCCCACGGTGACCTCAGCAGCCGTGCTGGGCATGTTCAGTGCCACGCTGGCGGGCATCATCGAGTCCATCGGGGACTACTACTCCTGTGCCCGGCTGGCAGGAGCGCCCCCGCCCCCTGTGCACGCCATTAACAG GGGCATTTTCACCGAGGGCATTTCCTGCATCATCGCGGGGCTCTTGGGAACCGGCAATGGCTCCACGTCCTCCAGCCCCAACATCGGCGTCCTGGGCATTACCAAG GTGGGCAGTAGGAGGGTGATCCAGTACGGCGCCGGGATCATGCTCCTGCTGGGGACCGTCGGCAAATTCACGGCGCTCTTCGCCTCCCTGCCCGACCCCGTGCTCGGCGGGATGTTCTGCACCTTATTCG GAATGATCACGGCCGTCGGCCTCTCCAACCTGCAGTTCGTCGACATGAACTCTTCCCGAAACCTCTTCGTGCTGGGCTTTGCCATGTTTTTCGGGCTGACGCTGCCAAACTACCTGGATTCCCACCCCGGGGCCATTAACACAG GTATCCCCGAGCTGGACCAGATCCTGACGGTGCTGCTGACCACGGAGATGTTCGTAGGGGGGACCATCGCCTTCGTCCTGGACAACACCATCCCGG GGACGCAGGAGGAACGAGGGCTGGTGCAGTGGAAGGCAGGAGCGCACTCGGACAGCACGAGCAGCGCCAGCCTGAGGAGCTACGACTTCCCCTTCGGCATGGGCGCGGTGCGGAGGAGCCGCTGGCTCAGGAACGTGCCCATCTGCCCGGTGTTCACCGGCTTCAGGGCACGGCCGAGGGGCAGCGGCAAGGCGGCCGCAGAGGGCCCGGACGGCACGGACGGGGGCTCGGTGTGCACCAAGGTCTGA
- the SLC23A1 gene encoding solute carrier family 23 member 1 isoform X6 encodes MLYRIEDVPPWYLCILLGFQHYLTCFSGTIAVPFLLAESLCVGKDQLTVSYLIGTIFTCVGITTLIQTTVGIRLPLFQASALAFLVPAKSILALEKWRCPPEEQIYGNWSLPLNTSHIWQPRMREIQGAIMVSSLVEVVIGLLGLPGALLSYIGPLTVTPTVSLIGLSVFQAAGDRAGSHWGISVLTIFLIVLFAQYLRQVAICLPGYRRGHGFVLLRIQIFKMFPIILAIMLVWLICYVLTRTGVFPSQPEEYGYKARTDARGEILSVAPWFRVPYPCQWGLPTVTSAAVLGMFSATLAGIIESIGDYYSCARLAGAPPPPVHAINRGIFTEGISCIIAGLLGTGNGSTSSSPNIGVLGITKVGSRRVIQYGAGIMLLLGTVGKFTALFASLPDPVLGGMFCTLFGMITAVGLSNLQFVDMNSSRNLFVLGFAMFFGLTLPNYLDSHPGAINTGIPELDQILTVLLTTEMFVGGTIAFVLDNTIPGTQEERGLVQWKAGAHSDSTSSASLRSYDFPFGMGAVRRSRWLRNVPICPVFTGFRARPRGSGKAAAEGPDGTDGGSVCTKV; translated from the exons ATGCTCTACAGGATCGAGGACGTGCCCCCCTGGTACCTCTGCATCCTGCTTGGCTTCCAG CACTACCTGACCTGCTTCAGCGGCACCATCGCCGTCCCCTTCCTGCTGGCCGAGAGCCTGTGCGTGGGCAAGGACCAGCTCACCGTCAGCTACCTCATTGGCACCATCTTCACCTGCGTGGGCATCACCACCCTCATCCAGACCACCGTGGGCATCAG GCTGCCGCTCTTCCAGGCGAGCGCGCTGGCTTTCCTTGTCCCCGCCAAGTCCATCCTGGCCCTGGAGAAGTGGCGATGCCCACCTGAAG AGCAGATCTACGGCAACTGGTCACTGCCGCTCAACACGTCCCACATCTGGCAGCCCCGCATGCGAGAG ATCCAGGGGGCCATCATGGTGTCCAGCCTGGTGGAAGTGGTCATCGGGCTgctggggctccctggggcACTGCTCAGCTACATCGGGCCGCTGACCGTCACCCCCACCGTGTCCCTCATCGGACTCTCCGTTTTCCAGGCGGCTGGTGACCGGGCTGGCTCCCACTGGGGCATCTCTGTGCT GACCATCTTCCTGATTGTCCTGTTTGCCCAGTACCTGCGGCAGGTCGCCATCTGCCTGCCTGGCTACCGGCGGGGCCACGGCTTTGTCCTGCTCCGCATCCAGATCTTCAAGATGTTCCCG ATCATCCTGGCCATCATGCTGGTGTGGCTGATCTGCTACGTGCTGACCCGCACCGGAGTCTTCCCCAGCCAGCCCGAGGAGTACGGGTACAAGGCCAGGACGGACGCCCGCGGGGAGATCCTGTCCGTGGCACCCTGGTTCCGCGTCCCCTACCCCT GCCAGTGGGGGCTGCCCACGGTGACCTCAGCAGCCGTGCTGGGCATGTTCAGTGCCACGCTGGCGGGCATCATCGAGTCCATCGGGGACTACTACTCCTGTGCCCGGCTGGCAGGAGCGCCCCCGCCCCCTGTGCACGCCATTAACAG GGGCATTTTCACCGAGGGCATTTCCTGCATCATCGCGGGGCTCTTGGGAACCGGCAATGGCTCCACGTCCTCCAGCCCCAACATCGGCGTCCTGGGCATTACCAAG GTGGGCAGTAGGAGGGTGATCCAGTACGGCGCCGGGATCATGCTCCTGCTGGGGACCGTCGGCAAATTCACGGCGCTCTTCGCCTCCCTGCCCGACCCCGTGCTCGGCGGGATGTTCTGCACCTTATTCG GAATGATCACGGCCGTCGGCCTCTCCAACCTGCAGTTCGTCGACATGAACTCTTCCCGAAACCTCTTCGTGCTGGGCTTTGCCATGTTTTTCGGGCTGACGCTGCCAAACTACCTGGATTCCCACCCCGGGGCCATTAACACAG GTATCCCCGAGCTGGACCAGATCCTGACGGTGCTGCTGACCACGGAGATGTTCGTAGGGGGGACCATCGCCTTCGTCCTGGACAACACCATCCCGG GGACGCAGGAGGAACGAGGGCTGGTGCAGTGGAAGGCAGGAGCGCACTCGGACAGCACGAGCAGCGCCAGCCTGAGGAGCTACGACTTCCCCTTCGGCATGGGCGCGGTGCGGAGGAGCCGCTGGCTCAGGAACGTGCCCATCTGCCCGGTGTTCACCGGCTTCAGGGCACGGCCGAGGGGCAGCGGCAAGGCGGCCGCAGAGGGCCCGGACGGCACGGACGGGGGCTCGGTGTGCACCAAGGTCTGA
- the SLC23A1 gene encoding solute carrier family 23 member 1 isoform X4 — translation MEQDPGTGTRPPRPEVDMLYRIEDVPPWYLCILLGFQHYLTCFSGTIAVPFLLAESLCVGKDQLTVSYLIGTIFTCVGITTLIQTTVGIRLPLFQASALAFLVPAKSILALEKWRCPPEEQIYGNWSLPLNTSHIWQPRMREIQGAIMVSSLVEVVIGLLGLPGALLSYIGPLTVTPTVSLIGLSVFQAAGDRAGSHWGISVLTIFLIVLFAQYLRQVAICLPGYRRGHGFVLLRIQIFKMFPIILAIMLVWLICYVLTRTGVFPSQPEEYGYKARTDARGEILSVAPWFRVPYPCQWGLPTVTSAAVLGMFSATLAGIIESIGDYYSCARLAGAPPPPVHAINRGIFTEGISCIIAGLLGTGNGSTSSSPNIGVLGITKVGSRRVIQYGAGIMLLLGTVGKFTALFASLPDPVLGGMFCTLFGMITAVGLSNLQFVDMNSSRNLFVLGFAMFFGLTLPNYLDSHPGAINTGIPELDQILTVLLTTEMFVGGTIAFVLDNTIPGTQEERGLVQWKAGAHSDSTSSASLRSYDFPFGMGAVRRSRWLRNVPICPVFTGFRARPRGSGKAAAEGPDGTDGGSVCTKV, via the exons ATGGAG caggaCCCTGGCACGGGCACCAGGCCCCCCCGGCCAGAGGTGGACATGCTCTACAGGATCGAGGACGTGCCCCCCTGGTACCTCTGCATCCTGCTTGGCTTCCAG CACTACCTGACCTGCTTCAGCGGCACCATCGCCGTCCCCTTCCTGCTGGCCGAGAGCCTGTGCGTGGGCAAGGACCAGCTCACCGTCAGCTACCTCATTGGCACCATCTTCACCTGCGTGGGCATCACCACCCTCATCCAGACCACCGTGGGCATCAG GCTGCCGCTCTTCCAGGCGAGCGCGCTGGCTTTCCTTGTCCCCGCCAAGTCCATCCTGGCCCTGGAGAAGTGGCGATGCCCACCTGAAG AGCAGATCTACGGCAACTGGTCACTGCCGCTCAACACGTCCCACATCTGGCAGCCCCGCATGCGAGAG ATCCAGGGGGCCATCATGGTGTCCAGCCTGGTGGAAGTGGTCATCGGGCTgctggggctccctggggcACTGCTCAGCTACATCGGGCCGCTGACCGTCACCCCCACCGTGTCCCTCATCGGACTCTCCGTTTTCCAGGCGGCTGGTGACCGGGCTGGCTCCCACTGGGGCATCTCTGTGCT GACCATCTTCCTGATTGTCCTGTTTGCCCAGTACCTGCGGCAGGTCGCCATCTGCCTGCCTGGCTACCGGCGGGGCCACGGCTTTGTCCTGCTCCGCATCCAGATCTTCAAGATGTTCCCG ATCATCCTGGCCATCATGCTGGTGTGGCTGATCTGCTACGTGCTGACCCGCACCGGAGTCTTCCCCAGCCAGCCCGAGGAGTACGGGTACAAGGCCAGGACGGACGCCCGCGGGGAGATCCTGTCCGTGGCACCCTGGTTCCGCGTCCCCTACCCCT GCCAGTGGGGGCTGCCCACGGTGACCTCAGCAGCCGTGCTGGGCATGTTCAGTGCCACGCTGGCGGGCATCATCGAGTCCATCGGGGACTACTACTCCTGTGCCCGGCTGGCAGGAGCGCCCCCGCCCCCTGTGCACGCCATTAACAG GGGCATTTTCACCGAGGGCATTTCCTGCATCATCGCGGGGCTCTTGGGAACCGGCAATGGCTCCACGTCCTCCAGCCCCAACATCGGCGTCCTGGGCATTACCAAG GTGGGCAGTAGGAGGGTGATCCAGTACGGCGCCGGGATCATGCTCCTGCTGGGGACCGTCGGCAAATTCACGGCGCTCTTCGCCTCCCTGCCCGACCCCGTGCTCGGCGGGATGTTCTGCACCTTATTCG GAATGATCACGGCCGTCGGCCTCTCCAACCTGCAGTTCGTCGACATGAACTCTTCCCGAAACCTCTTCGTGCTGGGCTTTGCCATGTTTTTCGGGCTGACGCTGCCAAACTACCTGGATTCCCACCCCGGGGCCATTAACACAG GTATCCCCGAGCTGGACCAGATCCTGACGGTGCTGCTGACCACGGAGATGTTCGTAGGGGGGACCATCGCCTTCGTCCTGGACAACACCATCCCGG GGACGCAGGAGGAACGAGGGCTGGTGCAGTGGAAGGCAGGAGCGCACTCGGACAGCACGAGCAGCGCCAGCCTGAGGAGCTACGACTTCCCCTTCGGCATGGGCGCGGTGCGGAGGAGCCGCTGGCTCAGGAACGTGCCCATCTGCCCGGTGTTCACCGGCTTCAGGGCACGGCCGAGGGGCAGCGGCAAGGCGGCCGCAGAGGGCCCGGACGGCACGGACGGGGGCTCGGTGTGCACCAAGGTCTGA